The Triticum dicoccoides isolate Atlit2015 ecotype Zavitan chromosome 6A, WEW_v2.0, whole genome shotgun sequence genome has a window encoding:
- the LOC119318192 gene encoding pyrophosphate-energized membrane proton pump 3, with the protein MMESEMEKGRPYQEKPRTFSTVRSKSSIPLVFRVLMKINPRALIVLLLLVVCGVFYLGASTSPIIVFVFCICTLSLFFSLYLTKWVLAKDEGPPEMSEISDAIRDGAEGFFRTQYGAISKMACILALVILFIYLFRTTTPQQEASGLGRTTSAYITVIAFLLGAVCSGLAGYVGMWVSVRANVRVSSAARRSAREALQIAVRAGGFSAIVVVGMAVFGVALLYATFYVWLGVDSPDSMKVTDLPLLLVGYGFGASFVALFAQLGGGIYTKAADVGADLVGKVEQGIPEDDPRNPAVIADLVGDNVGDCAARGADLFESIAAEIISAMILGATMAQRCKIEDPSGFILFPLVVHSFDLVVSSVGILSIRGTRDSGLISPIEDPMAIMQKGYSITILLAVLTFGGSTRWLLYTEQAPTAWFNFALCGLVGIITAYAFVWISKYYTDYKHEPVRLLALSSSTGHGTNIIAGVSLGMEATALPVLVISVAIISAFWLGRTCGLVDELGNPTGGLFGTAVATMGMLSTAAYVLTMDMFGPIADNAGGIVEMSQQPESVREITDILDAVGNTTKATTKGFAIGSAALASFLLFSAYMDEVAAFAQLPFKEVDIAIPEVFVGGLLGSMLIFLFSGWACSAVGRTAQEVVTEVRRQFIERPGIMDYKEKPDYGRCVAIVASASLREMIKPGALAILSPMAVGIIFRILGHATGQPLLGAKVVASMLMFATVTGILMALFLNTSGGAWDNAKKYIETGALGGKGSEAHKAAITGDTVGDPFKDTAGPSIHVLIKMLATITLVMAPIFL; encoded by the exons ATGATGGAAAGTGAAATGGAAAAAGGAAGACCGTATCAGGAGAAACCAAGAACTTTTTCCACTGTACGAAGTAAATCATCTATTCCGCTG GTCTTCCGTGTGTTGATGAAGATAAATCCTCGTGCCCTGATAGTTCTTCTTCTGCTGGTTGTCTGTGGTGTGTTCTACTTAGGAGCCAGTACATCACCAATTATAGTCTTCGTGTTCTGTATATGCACTCTCAGTTTATTCTTCTCTCTCTACCTCACAAAGTGGGTTCTTGCCAAGGATGAAGGACCTCCAGAAATGTCCGAG ATATCTGATGCCATAAGGGATGGTGCTGAAGGATTTTTTAGGACACAGTATGGGGCTATTTCTAAAATGGCTTGCATCCTGGCACTTGTTATCCTGTTCATTTATCTCTTCCGCACTACCACCCCGCAGCAGGAGGCATCAGGCCTAGGAAG GACAACATCTGCATATATTACAGTTATTGCCTTTCTCCTTGGAGCTGTGTGTTCTGGACTAGCTGGATATGTTGGGATGTGGGTCTCCGTACGTGCAAATGTTAGAGTTTCAAGTGCTGCTCGACGGTCTGCAAGGGAAGCATTGCAG ATTGCTGTCCGTGCAGGTGGTTTCTCGGCCATCGTTGTTGTTGGCATGGCTGTATTTGGTGTGGCATTACTCTATGCAACATTTTATGTTTGGCTTGGAGTAGATTCACCTGATTCGATGAAGGTTACAGACT TGCCTCTTCTCCTtgtggggtacggttttggtgcgtCGTTTGTTGCCCTCTTTGCTCAGTTGGGTGGTGGCATATACACCAAAGCAGCTGATGTTGGAGCTGATCTTGTTGGAAAGGTTGAACAGGGAATACCAGAAGATGATCCTCGTAATCCTGCTGTCATTGCTGACTTG GTTGGTGACAATGTTGGAGATTGTGCTGCCCGTGGTGCCGATCTTTTTGAAAGCATAGCAGCAGAAATTATCAGTGCAATGATACTTGGTGCAACAATGGCACAACGCTGCAAAATTGAAG ATCCCTCTGGCTTTATTCTGTTTCCTCTTGTTGTCCATTCTTTTGACCTAGTGGTGTCATCAGTTGGAATTCTCTCAATTAGGGGAACACGTGACTCTGGATTAATATCCCCTATTGAAGATCCCATGGCAATTATGCAGAAAGGCTATTCTATTACTATACTGCTTGCTGTTCTTACCTTTGGAGGG TCTACTCGTTGGCTCCTGTACACTGAACAAGCACCTACTGCATGGTTCAATTTTGCCTTGTGTGGTTTGGTGGGCATCATCACAGCATATGCTTTTGTTTGGATTTCCAAGTATTATACAGATTATAAACATGAGCCCGTCCGCCTTTTAGCTCTTTCAAGTTCAACAGGACATGGAACTAATATTATTGCTGGAGTAAGTTTGGGAATGGAAGCAACAGCCTTACCAGTTCTAGTGATATCTGTAGCCATTATATCAGCATTTTGGTTGGGACGTACCTGTGGCTTGGTAGATGAGCTTGGCAATCCAACTGGTGGTCTTTTTGGGACAGCTGTAGCTACAATGGGAATGCTTAGTACTGCAGCATATGTTCTCACCATGGACATGTTTGGTCCTATAGCTGACAATGCCGGTGGTATTGTGGAGATGAGCCAGCAG CCTGAAAGTGTTAGGGAGATCACAGACATTCTAGATGCTGTGGGTAACACTACGAAAGCTACCACAAAGGGATTTGCTATAGGGTCAGCAGCACTGGCTTCCTTTCTCCTGTTCAGCGCATATATGGATGAAGTAGCTGCTTTTGCACAGTTGCCATTCAAAGAG GTTGACATAGCAATTCCAGAGGTTTTTGTTGGTGGTTTACTAGGTTCGATGCTTATATTCCTGTTTAGTGGATGGGCTTGTTCAGCTGTTGGCAGAACTGCACAAGAAGTTGTTACTGAGGTCAGGAGGCAATTCATTGAGAGGCCTGGAATTATG GATTACAAAGAGAAGCCTGATTATGGTCGTTGTGTTGCAATTGTGGCCTCTGCATCCTTGAGGGAAATGATAAAGCCAGGGGCTTTAGCAATTTTGTCTCCCATGGCTGTTG GCATCATCTTTCGGATTTTGGGCCATGCTACGGGGCAGCCTCTCCTTGGAGCTAAAGTCGTCGCCTCTATGCTCATGTTTGCGACCGTTACTGGTATCCTCATGGCACTCTTCCTGAACACTTCCGGCGGTGCCTGGGATAATGCTAAGAAGTACATCGAGACTGGTGCACTTGGTGGTAAAGGCAGTGAGGCTCACAAGGCTGCAATTACTGGCGATAC GGTTGGAGATCCGTTCAAAGACACGGCGGGGCCTTCGATCCATGTTCTCATCAAGATGCTCGCCACGATCACACTG